From one Bordetella genomosp. 9 genomic stretch:
- a CDS encoding enoyl-CoA hydratase/isomerase family protein, with protein sequence MKMNTEDIIVERVEGWLEITLNRPEKMNSLREQTAQEIMDVLNEAEATRDVAAILLKGSDKAFCTGIDTSEFTIGDNEYFDFYRKRRRQRKVNRLFRELPAYSKPIISVVEGYALGGGLELALVSDMIVAGANAKFGLPEIRLGMMPGGGGTQTLPRLVGPALAKELMWTGRRLAAAEAREYRLVNHVTEAGQALEKARELARTIGGNAPLSVMFTKAMIDRGMDLPLAEGMAAEGDASFMLYFTRDRAEGLSAFREKRTPDFRGE encoded by the coding sequence ATGAAGATGAACACCGAAGACATCATTGTTGAGCGCGTCGAAGGCTGGTTGGAAATCACCCTGAATCGCCCGGAGAAAATGAATTCCCTGCGCGAGCAGACCGCGCAGGAAATCATGGACGTCCTGAACGAAGCCGAGGCGACGCGCGATGTGGCCGCGATTCTGCTGAAAGGCAGCGACAAGGCCTTCTGCACCGGCATCGACACCAGCGAATTCACCATCGGCGACAACGAGTATTTCGACTTCTATCGCAAGCGGCGGCGCCAGCGCAAGGTCAACCGGCTGTTCCGCGAGTTGCCCGCGTACTCCAAGCCCATCATTAGCGTCGTCGAGGGTTATGCGCTGGGCGGCGGCCTTGAGCTGGCCCTGGTGTCGGACATGATCGTGGCTGGCGCCAACGCCAAGTTCGGCCTGCCCGAAATCCGCCTGGGCATGATGCCAGGCGGCGGCGGCACGCAGACCCTGCCGCGCCTGGTCGGGCCCGCGCTGGCCAAGGAGCTGATGTGGACCGGTCGGCGCCTGGCTGCCGCCGAAGCGCGCGAATACCGCCTCGTCAACCATGTTACCGAGGCGGGCCAGGCGCTTGAAAAGGCGCGCGAGTTGGCACGCACGATAGGCGGCAATGCGCCGCTGTCGGTGATGTTCACCAAGGCGATGATCGATCGGGGGATGGACCTGCCCCTGGCCGAAGGCATGGCGGCGGAAGGGGATGCTTCCTTCATGCTGTATTTCACGCGCGACCGCGCCGAAGGACTGTCGGCCTTCCGCGAGAAAAGAACGCCGGACTTCCGAGGAGAGTAA
- a CDS encoding ABC transporter ATP-binding protein gives MNTDLNTIIALRDVVKRFGSHTAIDHLTMEVMEGETVALLGQTGAGKSTVMSLLMGTAVADAGSVQVAGVDPAQDFEALRGKLAVSFQTDRLLPWRTAQENVELGLLLLGVPKKQARQRARDWLARVKLQDACEKYPVELSGGMRQRVSLARALAVDPALVLLDESFSQLDHVTSQTLRRDFAEIVREQHKTCVFVTHRIEDALEIADRILVLAAPARVALELSIDAPQRADAACMADMHRLIERAIGGDSASPETPSVRAAESLH, from the coding sequence ATGAATACCGATCTGAATACCATCATCGCCCTGCGCGACGTCGTCAAGCGCTTCGGCAGCCACACGGCCATCGACCATCTGACCATGGAAGTGATGGAAGGCGAAACAGTGGCCCTGCTGGGCCAGACCGGCGCCGGCAAGAGCACGGTCATGTCCCTGCTGATGGGCACGGCGGTGGCCGATGCCGGCTCGGTGCAAGTGGCCGGCGTGGATCCCGCGCAGGACTTCGAAGCCTTGCGCGGCAAGCTGGCCGTGAGCTTCCAGACGGATCGCCTGCTGCCCTGGCGCACGGCGCAGGAGAACGTCGAGCTGGGACTGCTGTTGCTGGGCGTGCCGAAGAAACAGGCCCGGCAGCGCGCGCGGGATTGGCTGGCGCGCGTCAAGCTGCAGGATGCCTGCGAGAAATACCCGGTCGAGCTGTCGGGCGGCATGCGGCAGCGCGTGTCGCTGGCGCGGGCGCTGGCGGTCGACCCGGCCCTGGTGCTGCTGGACGAGTCGTTCAGCCAGCTCGATCACGTGACCTCGCAGACGCTGCGCCGCGATTTCGCGGAGATCGTCAGGGAACAGCACAAGACCTGCGTGTTCGTGACGCACCGCATCGAGGACGCCCTGGAAATCGCCGATCGCATCCTGGTGCTGGCGGCGCCGGCGCGTGTGGCCCTGGAGCTGTCGATCGATGCGCCGCAGCGTGCCGACGCGGCCTGCATGGCCGATATGCATCGCCTGATAGAACGGGCCATCGGCGGCGATTCCGCGTCACCCGAGACGCCGTCCGTGCGCGCCGCCGAATCCCTGCACTGA
- a CDS encoding ABC transporter permease, with the protein MNPADIPAGQGAKPVSRHAPITSRTPVSAKPAKPEKRVGRDRRDLKALICVVVLLLVAMQVASNYVPDYVMPSPEAIAKALAGLFGTDLFHVAVTLARLAAAIVFSALAGVIIGLLMGTSRRIGPYLKAVVIIDTGIPALSWMLLAVFWFKDPEARIFFILAVILMPFYALNVYEGVRALSTEWVDMLESFRPSRWQMLRFLVAPHIIPYIFLTTKSVIGYAIRMVIFAELVASAIGIGSRMSFAQSTFRIDQVMAWTFLLVMLNLVFQWLAGWAERRFLGWRKEAQVR; encoded by the coding sequence ATGAACCCAGCCGACATCCCCGCCGGACAGGGCGCCAAGCCCGTGTCCCGCCATGCGCCGATCACCAGTCGCACGCCAGTGTCGGCCAAGCCGGCCAAGCCGGAAAAGCGCGTCGGCCGCGACCGGCGCGACCTGAAGGCCTTGATCTGCGTCGTCGTGCTGCTGCTGGTGGCGATGCAGGTGGCCAGCAACTATGTGCCCGACTATGTCATGCCGTCGCCGGAGGCCATCGCCAAGGCCCTGGCGGGCCTGTTCGGCACCGACCTGTTCCATGTCGCCGTCACGCTGGCGCGGCTGGCCGCCGCCATTGTGTTTTCGGCGCTGGCCGGGGTGATCATCGGCCTGCTGATGGGGACGTCGCGGCGCATCGGCCCCTATCTGAAAGCCGTGGTGATCATCGATACCGGAATTCCGGCGCTGTCATGGATGCTGCTGGCGGTGTTCTGGTTCAAGGACCCGGAAGCACGCATATTTTTCATCCTGGCCGTCATCCTGATGCCGTTCTATGCGTTGAACGTGTACGAAGGCGTGCGGGCGCTGTCGACGGAATGGGTCGACATGCTCGAAAGCTTTCGCCCGTCGCGCTGGCAGATGCTGCGCTTCCTGGTGGCGCCGCACATCATTCCGTACATCTTCCTGACCACCAAGTCGGTGATCGGCTATGCGATCCGCATGGTGATTTTCGCCGAGCTCGTCGCGTCCGCCATCGGCATAGGCTCGCGCATGAGTTTCGCGCAGTCCACCTTCCGCATCGACCAGGTGATGGCCTGGACTTTCCTGCTGGTGATGCTGAACCTGGTATTCCAATGGCTGGCCGGCTGGGCGGAGCGTCGCTTCCTGGGCTGGCGCAAAGAGGCACAGGTGCGCTGA
- a CDS encoding ABC transporter substrate-binding protein, whose protein sequence is MNGRALSRRALLRTASALAPAAILGMGSWISRPARAQTPLKWANLTPGFTTLLTDYITAKQLGKANGLALGKPTSYTSVSTYYNDFVAGNYDVCIGSWDTFASRYLAGVPLQYVCSVTTGNMINIVTREQAVRKLQDLQGKTLAAPQSTGTYRMMRAIMQEIDGIDLEKVATVQNVDNPAASVTLVMANRADAGLTWEPNVSMGLQRVPDMRVLYSAGVAFRRKLNLDLPYFGVAVRKDAIARDPGLVERLNRTFQQSIEGIMAHTDEAVKIAGANSGTSSEVLKTAIESRRMEFKHASMQTEEGRRSILVANEFLQRSGALPKIVDRGFFAS, encoded by the coding sequence ATGAACGGACGCGCACTATCGCGCCGGGCGCTGCTGCGGACTGCGTCGGCTTTGGCGCCGGCGGCCATCCTCGGGATGGGGTCCTGGATCAGTCGACCCGCACGCGCCCAGACGCCCCTGAAATGGGCCAACCTGACGCCGGGCTTCACGACGCTGCTGACGGACTACATAACGGCGAAACAGCTTGGCAAGGCGAATGGCCTGGCCCTGGGGAAGCCGACTTCGTACACCTCGGTCAGCACGTACTACAACGATTTCGTCGCGGGCAATTATGACGTCTGCATAGGCAGCTGGGACACCTTCGCGTCCCGCTACCTGGCCGGTGTGCCGCTGCAGTATGTCTGCTCGGTCACCACGGGCAACATGATCAATATCGTGACCCGCGAGCAGGCGGTGCGCAAGCTGCAGGACCTGCAGGGCAAGACCCTGGCCGCGCCCCAATCGACCGGCACCTACCGGATGATGCGCGCGATCATGCAGGAGATCGACGGCATCGACCTGGAGAAGGTCGCCACCGTCCAGAACGTCGACAACCCCGCGGCATCCGTCACCCTGGTCATGGCCAACCGCGCCGACGCCGGCCTGACCTGGGAGCCCAATGTGTCGATGGGCCTGCAACGCGTGCCCGACATGCGGGTGCTGTATAGCGCCGGCGTGGCGTTTCGCCGGAAGCTGAACCTGGACCTGCCTTATTTCGGCGTGGCGGTGCGCAAGGATGCGATCGCGCGCGATCCGGGGCTGGTCGAGCGGTTGAACCGGACCTTCCAGCAAAGCATCGAAGGGATCATGGCGCACACGGACGAGGCGGTGAAGATCGCGGGCGCCAATTCGGGCACCTCGTCCGAGGTGCTGAAGACCGCCATCGAGTCCAGGCGGATGGAATTCAAGCACGCTTCCATGCAAACGGAAGAGGGACGCCGGTCCATCCTGGTCGCGAACGAGTTCCTGCAACGCAGCGGCGCCTTGCCCAAGATCGTCGACAGGGGGTTCTTCGCGTCATGA
- a CDS encoding LysR family transcriptional regulator gives MAERLDLNSLRLFYEVVNAQSISRAAAELGLPKSSISRKLSDLERDMGTALLKKGPRKLTTTEIGARFYEHCRRVVDEVEQARNESATLQSEMRGVLRVSIPIDFGMSWIGRALAEFVQAYPEIELEVDVNSRTVDLREEPYDLTIQLGPIKDTDLIYRRLATLTRGVYASPEYLARRGVPLAVDDLHRHDCIITAQQRVDGIWTLRNQATHRFATIHGKVVVNNISIAREMAIGHVGMCMLPNLMCGNDLRAGRLRRVLENWESPSMHATAMVLSRKGMPQKIRTFLDFFSERLNIDDRALR, from the coding sequence ATGGCAGAAAGGCTCGATCTCAACTCGCTACGGCTTTTCTACGAAGTGGTGAACGCGCAGAGCATCTCGCGCGCGGCCGCCGAACTGGGCCTGCCCAAATCGTCGATCAGCCGCAAGCTCAGCGACCTGGAACGGGACATGGGAACGGCGCTGCTGAAGAAAGGGCCGCGCAAGCTGACGACCACCGAGATAGGCGCGCGCTTCTACGAGCATTGCCGCCGGGTGGTCGATGAGGTCGAACAGGCGCGCAACGAATCGGCGACGCTGCAGAGCGAGATGCGCGGCGTGCTGCGCGTCAGCATCCCGATCGACTTCGGCATGTCCTGGATAGGCCGGGCGCTGGCCGAATTCGTGCAGGCCTACCCGGAAATCGAGCTGGAAGTGGACGTCAACAGCCGCACGGTCGATCTGCGCGAAGAGCCCTACGACCTGACGATACAGCTCGGCCCGATCAAGGATACGGACCTGATCTACCGGCGGCTGGCCACGCTGACGCGCGGCGTCTACGCCAGCCCGGAATACCTGGCGCGCCGCGGCGTGCCGCTGGCGGTGGACGATCTGCATCGCCACGACTGCATCATCACCGCGCAGCAGCGCGTGGACGGCATCTGGACGCTGCGCAACCAGGCCACCCACCGCTTCGCCACCATCCATGGCAAGGTGGTCGTCAACAATATTTCGATCGCGCGCGAAATGGCCATCGGCCACGTCGGCATGTGCATGCTGCCCAATCTGATGTGCGGCAACGACCTGCGCGCCGGCCGCCTGCGGCGCGTGCTGGAAAACTGGGAAAGCCCGTCCATGCACGCGACCGCCATGGTGTTGAGCCGCAAGGGCATGCCGCAGAAGATCCGCACCTTCCTGGATTTTTTCTCGGAACGGCTCAATATCGACGATCGCGCGCTGCGCTGA
- a CDS encoding shikimate dehydrogenase family protein, whose translation MTSITGKTRLFGILADPIQHVQVPRRLNDHFAAAGFDGVMVPMHVRPDNLPAVVAALRGMENLGGVVVTAPHKTAVLALCDDASDVTRKIGAANVIRREPDGRLVATMLDGEGFVGGLRAEDRGVEGASAYMAGAGGAANAIAFALAGAGVARLTVANRTRARAEDLRQRILALHPGADVRVGTDDPSGHDLVVNATSLGMREGDALPLDVSRLRPEQLVCEVIMQPRETPLLLAARERGCAVHYGAPMLAAQLALMAEFLGVGKA comes from the coding sequence ATGACATCCATCACAGGCAAGACCCGATTGTTCGGCATCCTGGCCGATCCCATCCAGCACGTGCAGGTGCCGCGGCGCTTGAACGACCATTTCGCGGCCGCCGGGTTCGATGGCGTGATGGTGCCCATGCACGTGCGCCCGGACAATCTGCCGGCGGTCGTCGCCGCGCTGCGGGGCATGGAGAACCTGGGCGGAGTGGTGGTCACGGCGCCGCACAAGACGGCGGTACTCGCCCTGTGCGATGACGCGTCGGACGTCACCCGCAAGATAGGCGCCGCCAACGTCATCCGCCGCGAACCCGACGGACGCCTGGTCGCGACCATGCTGGATGGCGAAGGCTTTGTCGGCGGGCTGCGCGCGGAGGACCGCGGGGTGGAAGGCGCGAGCGCCTATATGGCCGGCGCGGGCGGCGCCGCCAACGCGATCGCCTTCGCGCTCGCGGGGGCCGGCGTGGCGCGCCTGACGGTCGCCAACCGCACGCGCGCCAGGGCCGAGGACCTGCGCCAGCGCATTCTGGCGCTGCATCCGGGCGCCGACGTGCGCGTCGGGACGGACGACCCGAGCGGGCATGACCTGGTGGTCAACGCGACGTCGCTGGGCATGCGCGAGGGTGACGCGCTGCCCCTCGACGTATCCCGCTTGCGGCCGGAGCAACTGGTCTGCGAGGTCATCATGCAGCCGCGCGAAACCCCGCTGCTGCTGGCCGCGCGCGAACGCGGCTGCGCGGTGCACTACGGGGCGCCCATGCTGGCCGCCCAACTGGCCTTGATGGCGGAGTTCCTGGGCGTGGGCAAGGCCTGA
- a CDS encoding 3-keto-5-aminohexanoate cleavage protein: MARSRQKVIITCAVTGAIHTPSMSPHLPVTADEIADAAIGAARAGAAVLHLHARDPRTGKPSQDPELFEPFLKRIKRETDAVVNITTGGSPHMTVEERMRPAATFKPEVASLNMGSMNFGLFPMLDRFKEFEHEWEREHLENSRSLIFRNTYQDIETILSIGNANGTRFEFECYDISHLYNLKHFVDRGLVKSPPFIQSVFGILGGIGPHPEDLMHMKRTADRLFGSDYEWSILGAGRNQIPLATLGAAMGSNVRVGLEDSLWIGPGKLAESNRVQVERIRTILEALNLEIATPDDAREKLGLKGGHAVGF, translated from the coding sequence ATGGCTAGAAGCAGGCAGAAGGTGATCATTACCTGTGCGGTGACGGGCGCGATCCATACGCCCAGCATGTCTCCCCACCTGCCGGTGACGGCCGACGAAATCGCCGACGCCGCGATCGGCGCGGCGCGCGCCGGGGCGGCGGTGCTGCACCTGCACGCGCGCGATCCGCGCACTGGCAAGCCATCGCAGGATCCCGAACTGTTCGAACCCTTCCTGAAGCGTATCAAGCGGGAGACCGACGCGGTGGTGAACATCACCACCGGCGGCAGCCCGCACATGACGGTGGAAGAACGCATGCGGCCGGCCGCTACCTTCAAGCCGGAAGTGGCGTCGCTGAACATGGGGTCGATGAATTTCGGGTTGTTCCCGATGCTGGACCGGTTCAAGGAGTTCGAGCACGAGTGGGAGCGCGAGCATCTGGAGAACAGCCGGTCGCTGATCTTCCGCAATACCTACCAGGACATCGAAACCATACTGTCCATCGGCAATGCCAACGGCACGCGCTTCGAGTTCGAGTGCTATGACATCAGCCATCTGTACAACCTCAAGCATTTCGTCGATCGCGGGCTGGTGAAGTCGCCGCCCTTCATCCAGTCGGTGTTCGGTATCCTGGGCGGCATCGGGCCGCACCCGGAAGACCTGATGCACATGAAGCGCACCGCCGACCGCCTGTTCGGCAGCGATTACGAGTGGTCGATCCTGGGCGCCGGGCGCAACCAGATTCCGCTCGCCACCCTAGGCGCGGCGATGGGCTCCAACGTGCGCGTCGGGCTGGAGGATTCGCTGTGGATAGGCCCGGGCAAGCTGGCGGAGTCCAACCGCGTGCAGGTCGAGCGCATCCGCACCATCCTGGAAGCGCTGAACCTGGAAATCGCCACGCCCGACGACGCGCGCGAGAAGCTCGGCTTGAAGGGCGGGCATGCCGTGGGATTCTAG
- a CDS encoding 3-hydroxyacyl-CoA dehydrogenase, translating into MSIAAIVGAGLVGQGWAIVFARAGWQVRLHDVDADRLPEACDLIERQLHALQAHGLLQDAAGIARRVEAAVTLESALAGAAYVQENSPERVEAKRMLFARMDALTGPDTILASSTSSIPASLFTGDLVHRERCLVAHPVNPPYLVPVVEISGAPWTSAQAIARTRDILNAVGQRPVVVRKEIEGFILNRLQGALLQEAMRLVRDGVASVEDIDTTVKDGLGLRWAFMGPLETIDLNAPEGIADYCARYGAMYASIGASQSEAPAWDAALLETLSRERRAALPAEELASRRFWRDEQLMRLMRHKQRSGDNDG; encoded by the coding sequence ATGTCCATCGCGGCCATCGTCGGTGCGGGTCTGGTGGGGCAAGGCTGGGCGATCGTGTTCGCGCGCGCGGGCTGGCAGGTCCGGCTGCACGACGTGGACGCGGATCGATTGCCCGAGGCTTGCGATCTGATCGAACGGCAGCTGCACGCCTTGCAGGCGCACGGCCTGCTGCAGGATGCCGCCGGCATCGCACGGCGCGTCGAAGCCGCGGTCACGCTGGAGTCCGCCCTGGCCGGGGCGGCCTACGTGCAGGAGAATTCTCCCGAACGGGTCGAAGCCAAGCGCATGCTGTTCGCCCGAATGGACGCGCTGACCGGCCCCGACACGATACTGGCCAGCTCCACGTCCAGCATTCCCGCCAGCCTGTTCACCGGCGACCTGGTGCATCGCGAACGCTGCCTGGTGGCGCATCCCGTCAATCCTCCTTATCTGGTTCCGGTGGTGGAAATCAGCGGCGCACCATGGACGTCCGCCCAGGCCATCGCACGCACGCGGGATATCCTGAATGCCGTCGGGCAACGGCCCGTGGTGGTGCGCAAGGAAATCGAAGGCTTCATCCTGAACCGCCTGCAGGGCGCCTTGCTGCAGGAGGCCATGCGGCTGGTGCGCGATGGCGTCGCCAGCGTGGAAGACATCGACACCACGGTGAAAGACGGCCTGGGGCTGCGCTGGGCTTTCATGGGACCGCTGGAAACCATAGACCTGAATGCGCCGGAGGGCATTGCCGACTATTGCGCGCGCTACGGCGCGATGTATGCCTCCATCGGCGCATCCCAGTCCGAAGCGCCGGCCTGGGATGCCGCGCTGCTGGAAACGCTGTCGCGCGAGCGGCGCGCGGCGCTGCCGGCGGAAGAACTGGCGTCGCGACGTTTCTGGCGCGACGAACAACTGATGCGCTTGATGCGCCACAAACAACGAAGCGGAGACAACGATGGCTAG
- a CDS encoding mandelate racemase/muconate lactonizing enzyme family protein produces MAAIVAVEVLLVNLQPKVKRTDAVQSFECQETPMVRIRDADGMMGTGYSYTIGTGGSSVARLLDDHLAPLLIGRDADDIEMLWRDLFFRVHATTVGALTSIALAAIDTALWDLRARRAALPLHRLAGGAKDGIEMYYTEGGWLHLDEAQLVDEALRAQEAGFGGTKIKVGRPHVAEDMQRLSAVRDAVGPGWDVMTDANQGFNLSEAIRRARCFEALDIAWFEEPIHADDVDAHRRLCAATTVPIAVGESLYSVSQFKDYLQSGACTIVQVDVGRIGGITPWLKVAHMAEAYNVPVCPHFLMEIHVALCCAVPNSRWLEYIPQLDMVTATGMRVEQGRAIPSGEPGLGIDWDWDKLKHFQVHRTEHR; encoded by the coding sequence ATGGCCGCCATCGTTGCCGTCGAGGTATTGCTCGTCAACCTGCAGCCCAAGGTCAAACGCACGGACGCCGTGCAGAGTTTCGAATGCCAGGAAACGCCCATGGTGCGCATCCGCGATGCCGACGGCATGATGGGCACGGGCTACAGCTACACCATAGGCACCGGCGGCTCGTCGGTGGCGCGCCTGCTGGACGACCACCTGGCGCCGCTGCTGATCGGCCGCGACGCGGACGACATCGAAATGCTGTGGCGCGACCTGTTCTTCCGCGTGCACGCGACCACGGTGGGCGCGCTGACGTCCATCGCCCTGGCCGCCATCGACACCGCCCTGTGGGACCTGCGCGCGCGCCGCGCCGCCCTGCCCCTGCACAGGCTCGCCGGCGGCGCCAAGGACGGCATCGAGATGTACTACACCGAAGGCGGCTGGCTGCACCTGGACGAAGCGCAACTGGTCGATGAAGCCCTGCGCGCACAGGAAGCCGGCTTTGGCGGCACCAAGATCAAGGTCGGCCGTCCGCACGTGGCGGAAGACATGCAACGCCTGTCAGCGGTGCGCGACGCCGTCGGTCCCGGCTGGGACGTCATGACCGACGCCAACCAGGGTTTCAACCTGAGCGAGGCGATACGCCGCGCGCGCTGTTTCGAGGCGCTCGACATCGCCTGGTTCGAAGAGCCCATCCATGCCGACGACGTCGATGCGCATCGCCGCCTGTGCGCGGCCACCACGGTACCCATCGCCGTCGGCGAATCGCTGTACAGCGTGTCGCAATTCAAGGACTACCTGCAGAGCGGCGCCTGCACTATCGTCCAGGTCGACGTCGGCCGCATCGGCGGCATCACGCCCTGGCTCAAGGTCGCGCACATGGCCGAAGCCTATAACGTCCCGGTATGTCCGCACTTCCTGATGGAAATCCACGTGGCCCTGTGTTGCGCGGTGCCCAATAGCCGCTGGCTGGAATACATTCCGCAGCTCGACATGGTCACCGCCACCGGCATGCGCGTGGAACAGGGCCGCGCCATTCCCTCCGGCGAACCGGGGCTGGGCATAGACTGGGACTGGGACAAGCTGAAGCACTTCCAGGTACACCGCACGGAACACCGCTAG
- a CDS encoding LysR family transcriptional regulator, whose protein sequence is MQVTLRQLEYFLALAETGQVSKAALRCNVSQSSVTIALRNLEQSVATSLFERHAKGLRLTEAGVRFARHARNVSGAFDRAMEDMRAEPNDLGGHLRLGVTETISAYLMPAVIAAVGQRFPNLRLDVVERDRAAVEADLLAGNLDLALVIVSNLTRFDKLQYDTMLKSPRRLWTHPDHPLQQADKVRLADVACADYVLLDMDEHIETVGKYWGRLGLRPRVRFQSRSPEAVRSLVALQQGVTILSDLVYRPWSLEGRRILRRDLSDDVPTMDIGVVWRKRGRLAREAEALTGFLHASIKALAHV, encoded by the coding sequence ATGCAAGTCACCCTGAGGCAGTTGGAATACTTCCTGGCGCTGGCCGAGACCGGCCAGGTGTCCAAGGCGGCGCTGCGCTGCAACGTCTCGCAGTCTTCCGTGACCATCGCCCTGCGCAATCTGGAACAGAGCGTGGCGACGTCACTGTTCGAACGGCATGCCAAGGGGCTGCGCCTGACCGAGGCGGGCGTGCGCTTCGCGCGCCACGCCCGCAATGTCAGCGGCGCGTTCGATCGCGCCATGGAAGACATGCGGGCCGAACCGAACGACCTGGGCGGACATTTGCGCCTGGGCGTCACAGAGACCATTTCCGCCTACCTGATGCCGGCCGTGATTGCCGCGGTGGGGCAGCGTTTTCCCAATCTTCGACTGGATGTGGTCGAGCGTGACCGCGCGGCCGTGGAAGCCGATCTGCTGGCGGGCAATCTGGATCTGGCCCTGGTCATCGTGTCGAACCTGACGCGCTTCGACAAGCTGCAATACGACACGATGCTGAAATCGCCGCGCCGCCTGTGGACGCATCCGGACCATCCCTTGCAGCAGGCCGACAAGGTGCGGCTCGCCGACGTGGCCTGCGCCGACTACGTGCTGCTGGACATGGACGAACACATCGAGACCGTGGGCAAGTACTGGGGGCGCCTCGGCTTGCGGCCGCGGGTACGTTTCCAGAGTCGTTCGCCCGAAGCGGTGCGCAGCCTGGTGGCCCTGCAGCAGGGTGTGACGATACTGTCGGACCTGGTGTATCGCCCGTGGTCCCTGGAAGGCAGGCGCATCCTGCGTCGCGACCTGAGCGACGACGTGCCCACCATGGATATCGGCGTCGTCTGGCGCAAGCGTGGCCGGCTGGCCAGGGAAGCCGAGGCCCTGACGGGTTTCCTGCATGCGTCCATCAAGGCGCTGGCGCATGTCTGA